The genomic interval GAACGCCGGCGTGTGTGCGCGGCGCGCCCGGGAGGCGGTCGGAGTTGCGGCGACTTTGCTGTTCGCCTCCAACCACAGACCGCACGAGTCCGCACTGCGGCCAGGTCTGGGGGACCCGGCCGACCACCCGAGTCTTCGCCGGGCTCCTGACGCCCCGGGGTGGGGGGCGCGCGGGGGGCGGCAGGGCGGCCCCGCAGTGACTTACGCTCTTATCCAGCTCGATCTTCACCTTCTTCTGCGAGATGCTCTTCTGGATCCTCTTGCTGAAGCTGGCGTTGCCCGCTGCCCGGCCGCACCGCTCGCCATCCTCCCGCAGGCAGCACAGTTGCCCGGGGCCCGGCCCGGCCGCCCCCGGGGGCCCCGCCGCCGACACCGCCCCCGCGCCAGGCACCTCGGCCCCGGCGCCGGCGCCGGTCCCGTTCCCCGccgaggcggcggcggccgcggcagCGACCACCGCGGCCACTGCGGCGGCCGCATCCCCACCGCGGCTCATCTCGTCGGGCGTGAAGCCGTTCATGTCTCCGAGCTCGGAGCGCCGACGCTGACAGAAATCCGCGCTCTCCTGGTCGCTAAGCCTCGCTCAGCTCCAGCAGCGGCAGTGCACTCTGCACACCAAGTTAGACAGACGCACGGCCAAACACCAACTGTCCCGGGCCTGCTGCTCTCTGCTGGCACCGGAACAGCGGACACTGCTGAGGGCTGGGACGCGGATTCCGGCGTCTCCTGGAGCGGGGACCCCGCTCACTGTCACATGGGGACTTCAGCAGTTGGACCTCTTCGCCTCCGCCTCCCTCCGGCCCCGTTGCCTGCGCAAGCGCAACGCGCCCCCTCCCGTCCCGCCCCTTTCTTTCTGCCGCGCGGCACCACGGGAATTGTAGTTCTGTGCCACGGAATCAACCTGAGCTCCGCCCTAACCCCGCGCCCTGCGGGATGGAGGAACTACTAATCCTAGCATGCATAGCGCGGCGACggacccactttttttttttttttttttttttccctcagtacCGGGAAAACAGGAGCGTGTGACTGGGGTTTGCagtgttttctctctgtttctctcggGAAGTC from Saimiri boliviensis isolate mSaiBol1 chromosome 3, mSaiBol1.pri, whole genome shotgun sequence carries:
- the SAP30 gene encoding histone deacetylase complex subunit SAP30 isoform X2, which codes for MNGFTPDEMSRGGDAAAAVAAVVAAAAAAASAGNGTGAGAGAEVPGAGAVSAAGPPGAAGPGPGQLCCLREDGERCGRAAGNASFSKRIQKSISQKKVKIELDKSARHLYICDYHKNLIQSVRNRRKRKGSDDDGGDSPVQDIDTPEVDLYQLQVNTLRRYKRHFKLPTRPGLNKAQLVEVTKM